From Musa acuminata AAA Group cultivar baxijiao unplaced genomic scaffold, Cavendish_Baxijiao_AAA HiC_scaffold_412, whole genome shotgun sequence, a single genomic window includes:
- the LOC135658671 gene encoding proteasome activator subunit 4-like isoform X3: protein MLVKLLMKHGKKLGLTIEWRPFYDCLTRTHFKRNTGPEGWRLRQRHFETVTSLTRSCRKFFPAGAAAEIWLEFRALMENPWHNSAFEGSGFVQLFLPVNSENQNYFTSCWIKECLDLWETLPNCQFWDIQWTSFLARCIKSCKAIDWEQFLPALFSRYLNMFEVPVSSGSGSYPFALEVPRNMKFLFSSKSGTPAKAIAKSIVYLLKPGSSAQEYFERLANLLEQYYHPSNGGRWTYSLERFLRYLVINFQKRLQHEQLNPDQNKEADIVLGKTERALFVKVLLKLIDRGQYSKNESLAETVAVATSVLSYVEPSLVLPFVASRFQLALETLTATHQLKSAVTSVAFAGRAIFLASTSAPQADDHNNSDALVDLIIISLSNALLGMDANDPPKTLATMQLIGSIFSNLAVVGDNDDGSLFLQSINFSEWLDEFFCRLFSLLQHLEQTSITNEVPQASISSGTFLVEDSPYYFCMLEILLGKLSKPLFDQSLRKISKFVNSNILPGATTEVGLLCCACVLSNPEEAAVHLIKPILTTILSSFEGTPISGFGGGRRFDASVSTKMQATLSPALETALEYHLKVLAIAISYGGSELLQFRDKLKEAIGSAFQAPSWKVNGAGNHVLRSLLGSLILYYPIDQFKSFCSEPGSSLMEEWLCSKINENEMNEKASLFPRWHVPTQNELSFASELLVVHFQSALDVLLSICQTEMHTEAGDEKEHLKVTLLRIYSSLQGVMSCLPDMRPSYKNKGTKDTDFNYSVIAGAVGSCIGSAEMRERAAQQIHVACKYLLKERSDDSILLILIIRVMDALGNFGSLEYEEWSSHIQAWKLESAAIIEPPCNFIISSHAKGKRRPRWALVDKAYMHNTWRSSQSSYHRFRTDSNISPPEHLVLLMEDLLDLSLHNYETVRSLAGRSLSKMLKRWPSLISKCVLTMSSNLQDPKAPEHVVLGSCAVLATQTILRHLSMDAVSFSAFIIGLLASSHHESLKVQKAITELFVKYNIHFSGISRSFFKSSGTNPEGPEFTELISQISSLGFDNTSLHWRYNLMANRVLLLLTLSSRSDSHLSSKILGQTAGHFLRNLKSQLPQSRILAISALNTLLQGTPHKISSQEQQQSEYPKENNNPSTEGILNEILMEDGFFSETLNSLSHVHIIADETSVTRGNQGESSFQSLADKAITFFYFDFLASWPRTPSWISFYGGDTFYSNFARIFKRLIQECGSPVLKALQNTLDEFSSAKERSKQCVAAEVMAGILHSDVGVLSEAWDEWMMNQLQKIMVASSVETIPDWAACIRYAVTGKGKYGTRIPLLRQRILDCLIVPLPQTMATNIVSKRYAFLSVALAEISPPRMPIAEVHYHHQLLEELLDNMSHSSAQVREAIGVTLSVLCSNLRLSAASVHSSPEKVEEEGGLMVGLLQKKDWAKLLTEGVSELAMNILSRNHSDSMEITGELTHENVSVNKEVKADIRRMETMFHFLISSLRSGRSSYLLDIIVRLLHPVISLQETSNKDLSTLAKTAFELLKWRALPRPFMESAVSVILSSVNDPNWRTRSACLAYLRVFMYRHTFTLSGVEKQEIWKCIEKLLVDNQVEVREHAAGVLAGLMKGGDEDLSRAFRDRSSTEAKLMLKKRKQRNSRSNQSIASIHGAVLALTASVLSVPYDMPSWLPDHVTLLAQFIGEPSPIKSTVTKAVAEFRRTHADTWNIHKDAFTEEQLEVLADTSSSSSYFA from the exons ATGTTAGTCAAGCTTTTGATGAAACATGGGAAGAAGCTAGGATTAACTATTGAATGGAGACCCTTCTATGACTGTCTGACACGGACACATTTTAAAAG AAATACTGGCCCTGAAGGATGGAGGTTGAGACAACGACATTTTGAGACCGTGACATCGCTTACTCGATCCTGTCGGAAGTTCTTTCCTGCAGGTGCTGctgctgaaatttggttggaattCAG GGCTTTAATGGAAAACCCATGGCATAACTCAGCCTTTGAGGGTTCAGGATTTGTGCAACTCTTTCTTCCTGTTAACTCCGAGAATCAGAATTACTTTACAAG TTGTTGGATCAAGGAGTGCCTTGATCTTTGGGAGACACTACCGAATTGCCAATTTTGGGATATTCAGTGGACTTCTTTTCTTGCACGCTGTATAAAGAGTTGCAAGGCTATTGACTGGGAACAGTTCTTGCCTGCACTCTTTTCTCGATACTTGAACATGTTTGAG GTTCCTGTATCAAGTGGAAGTGGATCATATCCTTTCGCCCTGGAAGTTCCTAGAAATATGAAGTTCTTGTTTTCCAGTAAGAGTGGCACTCCTGCTAAGGCTATTGCAAAGTCAATC GTTTATCTCTTGAAGCCAGGTAGCTCAGCGCAAGAGTACTTTGAGAGGCTGGCAAATCTACTGGAACA ATATTATCATCCCTCAAATGGTGGTCGCTGGACTTACTCTCTGGAACGTTTTCTTCGGTACTTAGTAATTAACTTCCAGAAGCGACTTCAGCATGAGCAGCT CAACCCGGACCAAAACAAAGAAGCTGATATCGTCTTGGGAAAGACAGAAAGGGCCTTATTTGTTAAAGTGCTGTTGAAATTAATAGATCGTGGTCAGTACAGCAAAAATGAATCTCTTGCCGAAACAGTTGCTGTTGCAACTTCTGTTCTGTCATATGTGGAACCATCCTTGGTCCTTCCATTTGTCGCATCTAGGTTTCAGCTGGCATTGGAGACT TTGACAGCCACCCACCAGTTGAAATCTGCTGTCACATCAGTGGCATTTGCTGGTCGTGCAATTTTTCTTGCCTCAACTTCTGCTCCTCAAGCTGATGATCACAACAATTCTGATGCTTTGGTGGATCTAATAATAATCTCTCTCTCCAATGCATTACTTGGTATGGATGCTAATGATCCTCCGAAGACCTTGGCAACTATGCAGTTGATTGGTTCCATATTTTCCAAT TTAGCTGTGGTTGGCGACAATGATGATGGGTCTTTGTTCCTGCAAAGCATCAACTTTTCAGAATGGCTAGATGAGTTCTTTTGTCGCTTATTTTCTCTACTTCAACATTTGGAACAAACTAGTATCAC AAATGAGGTTCCTCAAGCTTCAATTTCATCAGGAACGTTTCTTGTAGAGGACAGTCCATACTATTTTTGTATGCTCGAAATCTTGCTTGGGAAATTGTCCAAACCTTTGTTTGATCAG TCTTTGAGAAAAATATCCAAGTTTGTCAACTCAAATATTCTTCCTGGAGCTACCACCGAAGTTGGCCTTCTTTGTTGTGCTTGTGTTTTGTCAAACCCAGAAGAGGCAGCAGTCCACCTTATTAAGCCAATCTTAACGACCATATTATCCTCTTTTGAAGGAACCCCAATTTCAGGTTTTGGTGGTGGAAGACGTTTTGATGCATCAGTTTCTACGAAG ATGCAGGCTACACTTTCACCAGCTCTTGAAACAGCATTAGAATACCATCTGAAAGTTCTTGCAATAGCCATAAGTTATGGGGGATCAGAGCTGTTGCAGTTCAGGGATAAACTAAAGGAAGCAATCGGATCTGCATTTCAGGCCCCTTCTTGGAAG GTCAATGGAGCTGGCAATCATGTGCTTCGCTCTCTTCTTGGAAGCCTCATTCTCTATTACCCCATTGACCAGTTTAA GTCTTTTTGTAGTGAGCCTGGTTCTTCTTTAATGGAAGAATGGCTTTGCAGCAAAATTAATGAGAATGAAATGAATGAAAAAGCCAGTTTGTTTCCTCGATGGCATGTTCCTACTCAGAATGAACTTTCTTTTGCAAGTGAGCTCTTAGTTGTTCATTTCCAATCAGCTCTGGACGTCCTTCTCAGTATTTGTCAGACTGAAATGCACACTGAGGCAG GCGATGAGAAGGAACACTTGAAAGTGACTTTATTGCGCATATACTCATCACTACAAGGGGTAATGTCATGCTTGCCTGATATGCGACCTTCCTACAAAAATAAAGGAACTAAGGACACTGATTTTAATTATTCTGTTATTGCGGGAGCTGTTGGGTCATGTATTGGTAGTGCAGAAATGAGGGAGAGGGCTGCTCAGCAGATACATGTAGCTTGCAA ATATTTACTGAAAGAAAGATCAGATGATAGCATACTTCTTATACTTATTATTCGTGTCATGGATGCTTTAGGGAATTTTG GAAGCTTGGAATATGAAGAATGGTCGAGTCACATACAGGCTTGGAAATTGGAGTCTGCTGCGATAATTGAGCCTCCAtgtaattttattatttcttctcaTGCTAAGGGAAAAAGAAG GCCAAGATGGGCACTTGTTGACAAGGCATACATGCATAACACATGGAGATCCtcacaatcatcatatcataggtTTCGCACAGATAGCAATATATCTCCACCTGAGCACTTGGTTCTTCTAATGGAGGATCTTCTGGATCTCTCTTTGCACAACTATGAAACAGTTCGCTC ACTTGCTGGAAGATCTCTTTCAAAGATGCTGAAGCGATGGCCATCATTGATTTCCAAGTGTGTTCTCACCATGAGTTCAAACTTGCAGGATCCAAAAGCACCAGAACATGTAGTACTAGGTTCTTGTGCAGTTCTTGCAACACAAACGATCCTCCGACATCTGTCAATG GATGCAGTCTCATTCTCAGCATTTATCATTGGTCTTCTAGCTAG TTCCCATCATGAATCACTGAAAGTTCAGAAAGCTATAACTGAG CTGTTTGTTAAATACAACATCCACTTCTCTGGAATATCAAGGAGCTTTTTCAAGTCTTCAGGTACGAACCCAGAGGGGCCAGAATTTACTGAGTTGATTTCACAGATCAGTTCCTTAGGCTTTGACAATACAAGCCTGCATTGGAG GTATAATTTGATGGCTAACAGAGTACTTCTTTTGTTAACTTTGTCTTCTAGAAGTGACTCACATTTATCTTCCAAAATTTTGGGACAAACTGCAG GACATTTTTTAAGAAATTTGAAAAGTCAACTTCCTCAGTCAAGGATACTCGCAATTTCTGCTTTAAACACTTTATTACAAGGGACACCTCACAAAATCTCAAGTCAAGAGCAGCAACAGTCTGAGTATCCAAAAGAAAATAACAACCCCTCTACTGAAGGAATCTTGAATGAAATACTAATGGAGGATGGATTTTTCAGTGAAACGCTTAATAGCCTTTCTCATGTCCATATAATTGCTGATGAGACTTCTGTTACCAGAGGAAACCAAGGAGAATCATCCTTTCAGAGCCTGGCAGATAAAGCCATCACCTTTTTCTATTTTGATTTCTTAGCTTCATGGCCACGAACTCCCAGTTGGATATCCTTTTATGGAGGTGATACCTTCTATTCCAACTTCGCAAGAATTTTTAAGCGGCTGATACAGGAATGTGGATCACCAGTTCTAAAGGCTCTTCAGAACACCTTGGATGAATTTTCTAGTGCAAAAGAGAGATCGAAACAGTGTGTAGCTGCTGAAGTGATGGCTGGTATCCTTCATTCTGATGTTGGTGTCCTTTCAGAGGCCTGGGATGAGTGGATGATGAATCAACTTCAGAAAATTATGGTGGCATCATCTGTAGAAACAATACCTGATTGGGCAGCTTGTATTCGGTATGCAGTTACAGGGAAAGGGAAGTATGGCACAAGAATCCCTCTTCTGAGACAGCGAATATTAGACTGCTTGATAGTACCCTTACCTCAAACAATGGCCACTAACATTGTGTCAAAGAGGTATGCATTCCTCTCAGTTGCACTGGCTGAAATATCTCCACCTAGGATGCCCATTGCTGAGGTTCATTATCATCATCAACTTCTGGAAGAGTTATTGGATAACATGAGCCATTCGTCTGCCCAG GTGCGGGAAGCTATAGGAGTCACTCTCTCTGTGCTATGTTCAAATTTGCGGCTCAGTGCAGCTTCTGTGCATTCTTCACCAGAAAAGGTTGAGGAAGAAGGGGGTCTTATGGTTGGACTTCTGCAAAAGAAAGATTGGGCAAAGCTTCTAACAGAGGGAGTTTCTGAGTTGGCAATGAATATTCTGAGTAGAAATCACTCTGACAGCATGGAGATCACTGGAGAGTTAACTCATGAAAATGTCTCAGTTAACAAAGAAGTGAAGGCAGATATCAGAAGGATGGAGACG ATGTTCCATTTTCTTATCTCATCTTTGAGATCTGGAAGATCCTCTTATTTGTTAGATATAATTGTTAGGCTCCTCCATCCTGTCATTTCATTACAG GAAACATCAAACAAAGATTTGTCAACACTGGCCAAGACAGCTTTTGAATTACTAAAATGGAGGGCATTACCACGGCCTTTCATGGAAAGTGCCGtttcagtgattctttcttcagtAAATGATCCCAACTGGCGAACAAGATCTGCATGCCTTGCTTATCTTCGTGTCTTTATGTACAG GCACACATTCACCCTTTCAGGAGTGGAGAAACAAGAAATATGGAAGTGCATTGAGAAGCTACTCGTGGACAATCAAGTTGAG GTTAGGGAGCACGCGGCAGGTGTCCTTGCTGGTTTAATGAAGGGCGGAGATGAAGATCTATCAAGGGCTTTTCGTGATAGATCCTCCACGGAAGCAAAATTGATGCTCAAGAAACGAAAGCAAAG GAATTCTCGTTCTAATCAATCTATAGCTTCTATACATGGTGCTGTCCTCGCATTGACTGCATCAGTATTGTCAGTTCCATATGATATGCCCAG CTGGCTACCTGATCATGTAACGTTGCTCGCTCAATTCATCGGTGAACCTTCACCCATTAAATCCACTGTCACCAAAGCCGTTGCTGAGTTTCGGCGTACGCATGCAGATACTTGGAACATCCACAAGGATGCGTTCACCGAAGAACAACTGGAG GTTCTTGCAGATACATCGTCATCTTCTTCATACTTTGCCTAA